From Erigeron canadensis isolate Cc75 chromosome 5, C_canadensis_v1, whole genome shotgun sequence:
aaagatgattggttgagatttgagtagagagaaagagtattatagttattttagataaatatagaatagataggagagaCATTTTGAGGaattacttaaaatcaatattgaaaatttcaagttcaatgttgaaaatctaaagaaaatttgttttataatatagtatagattattgatttttttttgttcaatcaGCCACGTACGAACACTATATGCTAGCTCATGATATTTTCTAAgaataaaatttgaatatgtggaaATAAGGTCTACTGAAAATTAATCATGAATCGATATTAATTAGGTCGGTAGTGAAATATATAACCATGCGTACGTATACAGTAGTTAGACAACATTCAAATTCATCCATCAGGCTACATTCCTTTATTTATAAATgcattattacatatatatatatatatatatatgtccgtGTGATGTCAATCAaacattaactaattaatatagtTTGAACATGTTGAAATTCTCCGACTAGATCGTTAAAAAGAAAGTTAAGGATAGCTTGGAAAACTTCGGTCAAAACCTGCATAAACGTGGGACTTTGCAGCATGCCGGTTTGTGGTAGGGATGAATTGCAAGTCGAGAGTGGTGTAGCAACAACAACGCTGCAATTTACGACGGATACAAGGTTAGATAGCAGTGTCTGTACCAGTGTCTGTGCGTCTGGTACAACCATAGTGAAAACTCCCAGGCTATTTGTTAAAGCTGTTTGTACCACAATCCCACCGCACATTAATTGGACTGTAGCATctgcattaattaattatgcatATATGtcaattgcaaaaaaaaaaataaagagtcaGCTCTTgggattagaaaagaaaaaagaaattaaaatacttatgagtatataacaaaaaataaaacattatgcatatatgtattaatatataactataacttACTTGTAAAGGGAGGAGTTGGGATAGCAGAATTCACAACTTGGGCGCCATTCAAAGAACAAAAGACAGTTCCCGTGATTCTATAAACGCTAATATTATTAGAAGGCGGCTGCTGCTGAGCTTGGGGTGCCACAACTACTACTACTAAAGCAACTACCAAAAGCGTGGCACAATATTTCATTGATGCCTCCAttattgatctatatatatatgatgtatatCATTCAGCTGCTAgcttttgtgtttttataattaagtTGATGTTTATCGCATTTGATACAACCTGCTATATATAGATCGAGTACGTACGCGGCCTATTTACAAGGCAATTCTTAGAGACATCATAGTTGCTAGCTAGCTAATGGAGTTTCGAATAGATATACATTATCTCTAtaaatttaaattgattttCTATATATGGATATAAAATCCTAAAAGAGATAATTCTAAAATGTGTCACCCACATGACTAGTTGTAATATAAAATGCAACCTAAATGCACTTATTGTGAGGTTATATGTTACTAGCAAtacaaaattgattttgttgtgtAACTTTGTCATAGCACACAAATTTTCAAATGCATATATgactttttatttgtaaaatcacataaaatgtgaaaattaaaaacacaaatgaaacgatatttattttcaaaattaacaattgtgtctatgtGCTTTAAGAGTTGAAAGCTGTCATTTGGTACAAAGCATCAGTTACATTTTTAAAGAAACCTTACAAAAGTATTGAAAATGTTAACTAAATGTAGCCCAAAGTCTATTAGTGTTCTGTTGAAGCCCAAAGCTTTTCACAAATGGCCGGCCCTAGGGTAAGAATTGGTTTTtggttaaacttttttttatatactatattaCTAACTAGGTGGTTCGACCCGTCCGGACGTCGATTTCTAAAGTGCTTGTGTTTGTTGCGGTTATCTTTTTTCTAAGGCGATAACGCATGCCATCATATTTATGTTTACCTCAAAAAATGATGTAGGAATTTAACAACATAAATGttagaaaaattattttaaaaaaacaaaaatttacaaatatagatctgaataaacaaaaatacaaaaaccaaaaaaagtatagatatgaaaaactgaaaataggaaaataaaaaaaattaaaaaaaaaacaacaaaactatTTGGATACTTAAAAAGACAAAGcaacaaaaatttaaaacattggaCTAAATCAGAAAGAAATATAAGTGGAGAGGGTAAACTGTAATTTCTGAAATCTTCAAATAAATCCATAAAATTGAAGAAttgaagaattaaaaaaatgacaaaGAGGGGGATTCAAACCCCAAACCTCTTTTATAAGACGCAGAGGGTATACCACTCCATCCATCTTCAACTTTGATTTATTTGTCTGTCCATTAATTATATAAGCTATTCAATGTTTGTTAacacaaaaagacaaaaaacaatatttacgaactattgttttattagagTAAGGAATAGtcaatgttttttgttttataccaTGTCTTTTAAACGTATAATCAAATCATTTAACatagtttattataattatgCAAAATCTTTGTGATTTGtggttttttcaattttcatcccATCATTAGCTTTTTGCCAAATTTTCATCACGTGAGGGCAAGCATTTCTATCATTTTACCCGACTTCATCCCAAGCTAAAAATGATTGAGCCACCAATTTCCATTGGCGAACCTACTTATAGAGGAAGGGTAATTCAGGCTATGGGTATgttgattttttataatatagtttatctaaaaaaagttgtatttgttattgttatttttagtcaaataaatatgagatATCAATCAATGTAACTAATTTTAAACTTGTaaaagtttttttgaaaaatataacttataaagatgtatttgtatacataaatatatagaaaaatacgATCAAAAGCGGCAAAAACTCTTAAAACTTgtcaacaattaaaaaaaatcctttaaaaAATCCCACCTTATCATTACTTTACGGCAATACGAGGCTAGCGAAGAAACTTTATGCTACGAGTCACATTTGATCCTGGTTTCATCGCTGCTTGCATCCATCCTTTTAACATCAGTCATTGTATAAGCAAACACCCAACACAGCCAGTCATATGATATATAGACTTTCGATTTACttttcaataaaatttatgCTCACACACACATTCAATTACaacttatttttaataatacgagagtaagtaccctcgcgttacggcggtgagatggttgggtgataggtcataaagtgtgataggtcatggagtgtgatagtcaaatgccttaaccgtacaggttccgccctcggatttaaaaattcgtcgaaagtatatcgaatgacatctctaataaaataGTGAAAAGGGTTTGACGTTGGTCTCATGAATTGGAGATCATGAATTATAGAAGGTGTGATATGATATGATCCTTTTCAGAAGCTTTCCATTGTTTTGTCAAATATCCCAATGAGATTAAGAAGCTTAATGCGAAaggattatttttttattgttgatgATGTCCCAATATTTTGAATATGAGACCCCAGTTTTTAACTATACATCTATAaaactcattatatatatatatatatcacaatcaCAACGCGCCAATTGCCAACTCAAATACAAGAACTAAGAGACTGAAAATTCTTATATCGATAGAAATAGTAATATCTTCGATGACTACGATAACATGATAAAATCATGACTCATTTCTCCATGTTTGTATTGCACAAGCCGTTGAGAAATGGAGATAAATATGTGTTGAGATTTACCATCGTCGTATGCAACCCATGTACATTATGTGCAGTAGAAATCCTCTTGCATATTTACACCAGAATATATACTCGATCATAGTGAAGCAATCCAAATTAACCCGAAAACTAATGCAGCTAAAGAGGGATCCAACCCTGTTTATCATAGAAAAGGGAATGTAAGAATACTGTATTACAACAGctataaaaaacaaacagagAGTTAGTTGGATATAATAAGAtgaatttaatttgttaatgaTAGTCCTAATGCAAGTTTGGTGTTTTAATGTTACAAAAAATTGTTGCTTACATAAACAGAAACTTGACCAAAGTTTGTAATTTcaaataaactttattttagAAAAGTACCTTTATTAATCCTGATTCGGTACCACATAAGATCATATCATTAGCTGTAAGCATGCTTGTTATCTTGCTGCCTGCTGATAATCTTCCAACTTTATGCAGTGTCCCCCTCAACCAAATCTGCTTTTTATGAATGCattagttataaatatatacacaaacatatattatatatacaacaattGAAACAAACAGTAGCACCGTAACGGGCACATGACACACCTCTAAGTTACTTGCAGAAGAGCTGGTGTTTAAGTATATAAAGTCCTCAACTACGCTTATTGCtacaacatttgatcttttctCGGGTACTATTGATACTTGAGCCTTACATTGTTTTCTCCAATCCTGCATAACTTTAAATTAGTTGAGGGTCTATTATAATGTACTTAATATTTAATCATGTTTAATGATCGTTATTCAAACCTTAATTCTTGACCCATCGATACATGTACTTGCGCTATATAGCCAGTCTTTGTATAGTGCTATTGAATTTATTGGCTTGTTTTGCATTCTCCAACTCTTGGACGCTGTTTTGATTTCTTGTTGTTTGTTGTTCCCAATACTTAACTCCTAAAATAGTCAGATTAATAAACTTAGATCTCTTTAAACTATAAGCTTGATAGGATTATTCTTGGAAGAAAACCAGCGCCAAAACCAACCTGTATGCTCGAGTCCATGCAGCCTATGTAAACTTTCCCTTGGCTAGCCTTTATGCATTTAACGTTCTTGTTCTTTAGAACATCCTTCACCTTTCTTGATGAATCAAATACCTGCATGAtatcatacttttttattgtCAACAGTTTCTTGGTACAAATAGATTTGCTCTTACTCTTAGTACTATAATTAGTTACCTTCAATTTATGGTTGTGGGTAACTACAAAAATTACTTCACCGAAACTCTCAAGACTTTGAATAGCGTCCTTGGTTGTTATTACTTCAATGCATTGCAATTTTCTTTCATACATCTGCCAAACCTACACTTAGGAAAACACTTCATGCAAAACTTGCCCTTCATTCAACTAACGCGGTAATATGCAGTTAACATGAGCTAAGCTTACCCTAATCGTTTTGTCTGAAGATCCGCTCAGAAGGCAATTCCCTGGTTCATAAAGTGCAAAACATGTTACTGCCTTCTTGTGCTCCTTTATATCTGATATAAGAGTTGTTGTCTGCCCCTTGATGTCCCAAACCTACAATTCAcctttatatcatattttatcTCCATAATTCAATCAAGaatgtacttttttttgtttacttttgtaGGATATTTAAGTTACCATATACAAATAATTATGTACCTTAATAGACCCGTTTGAGTAGCCGCTAAAAAGATGACCCCTGTAGTAGATGAGAGAATTTACAGCTCCACTACTACTGTAATCTGCCTCCAAAACTTGTGTGTGGACACAAGATATTCGCTATTAATCAAACAACATGTTGAGTTAGCTAGCCCACCTGTAGAATTAACTAGAATAAAAGCGGTAGAGAACCTACCCATTTATTGGGCATATAATAATCTGCAACCTTCAACAATTCCTCTGCCATCCATGTTATACTCGAAAGGCGTCTGAGTGATTCTCTTACACCCTCTGAAAGCTGAGTTAGTTTCTGCATGCCTgcaaaatacatataacaaaTCTATATATAAGGAAAACGGTTTTAATAcgaaacaataacaaaaaatagtATAAACAGGATCATAACGGGGCACTATTTACCTCTACCAAAAGTGTAGTTATATATGCACAAACATGCTAAAAGTCTTTCATCTAATTCCATTCCAGGATGTACATATTGCTCAATAGTACTTAGCAAGATGTCACAAGCTGAGCATCTCAAATCATCAGGACCCTTCACTATTTCACATCCAATCCAAGTAATTGTTGTGAGGCAGTCTCTCGATACTCTCTTGTTCTTGCTCCTTAGTCCCCTTTCCAAAGCAATGAAAACAGGATTCCCTAGCTTTATAAGTTCCCGTGCAACCTTCGCACACCAGTTTTCTGTCCCACTTTCCTACATGTTCATAAGTTTGATACTTTAATATGCACGTTGCGTCGTTCCCACACACTATGCTACAAATTATCATACATTTTCTCCATTTTGGGAAAAAAGTAACCGAACTTTTGGTAATCTATATTATAACTCCATAGAGAAAACCATCAAAGTCTTATAATAAACTAACTTAAGATAACCAACATTCAAATATGACAAGTTAATGTAATCTGGCCCAGTGTCCCAGACAGATTAATAGGAGCGGACGTGTTAGTAGCGTTGATCAGGTTAAATTTATAGCTTTGATGTGTGCCATGAACCACTTAACTAGCTTAGAAAAGAGTAAACTGACTCTTTTGCAAAGGGTAAACTTTGACTTTTGCAGTCAAAGAGCCCTAGTTTCCAGTTAAAAGTAATATAGGTAATTTTCAGTATACTTGGTCATTATTCTCTCTATAATACTTATTACAGCCCTATAAAATTCTTATCGAGTTTATTTCCAATACTTAAAATTAGAATCATCAAATTTGATGTTGAAAATAGTATGTTTGACCAAGTAAGTCGAAATCTAGAGTTGTTAAAATGTTTATACTACCTGCAGTGTATCATCAGACCAGTCAATGGTTTTGACAATATTCTTGTGTAGTGTTGAGTTTAAACCAGCCTTCTTTACCAACCAAGCTATTGTGTATGGCTCTCCAGTCCAAGCAAAAGTTCCACCAAGATTCGATACTATAAATCCTGCTAATTGTTGTATATCCAAGTTTTCTTCACATGTCAGTGACTTGAAGAGGGTCTGAATTGCCATTTCCCGGTTCAAATTGTTATCTGGCGACTCTTCCTGTGAATACGTCACGTAAATATTTCAACGACTTACATGTCTAACACtgttaatgtatatataaagattaccACATATCTTACCTGAATATCTAATTGAAGCAACAAACTAGCTGCTAAAAGCTTGTATTCGTCTTGTGTTTGTTGGATAGCAAGcaataaaatacatatgatGTTGACACCGCCTCCTTCTCGTAGTTGCTGTAGTAGACTTACTGAGGATGATCTAGTAATTTTATATATCACTTTCCTTTAGTAATAAATACGAGTAATCGCATTTCTAC
This genomic window contains:
- the LOC122598807 gene encoding phylloplanin-like, with the protein product MEASMKYCATLLVVALVVVVVAPQAQQQPPSNNISVYRITGTVFCSLNGAQVVNSAIPTPPFTNATVQLMCGGIVVQTALTNSLGVFTMVVPDAQTLVQTLLSNLVSVVNCSVVVATPLSTCNSSLPQTGMLQSPTFMQVLTEVFQAILNFLFNDLVGEFQHVQTILIS